A region of Fusarium keratoplasticum isolate Fu6.1 chromosome 6, whole genome shotgun sequence DNA encodes the following proteins:
- a CDS encoding Peptide hydrolase: protein MKLNNLLSTLTLATGAFARKVLTPERVAADINSEDLEDVLQNLYKIAQDNDGNRAFGLPGYNASLDFVLARLGCGNHFDITVQPFTHLFSHTRNISLMGPDEDDVQVISLQYNHATPPEGVTAPLALVPIDDERGSGCFQGQWNDIDVEGKIALIKRGKCHFANKLKFAKDNGASAAVIFNDNPKQTGGSASLGAENFGKLAPVGVVSYDQGASWAERINQGETLEVTLSIDVLTENRETWQIIADTKEGDVDSIIMLGAHLDSIQEGPGINDNGSGVAALLSIAESFKKYRGTKNKVRFAFWGAEESGMIGSFHYTSNLSKEEASKIRFYFNYDMIASPQPYYIVYADSDAHKAGARFLFEFLSDQGYPAEYTPFGSSSDYIGFLKLGIPSSGIFTGAGAPQDACYHTSCDDIDNINQEALVVNAKAAGFAAANLALNVSNVPRHETTSPNPKSKRGISRNMARWANVARGAEKVHSCGSERRVFM from the exons ATgaagctcaacaacctcctTTCCACTCTCACGTTGGCGACCGGGGCTTTTGCAAGAAAGGTGTTGACTCCTGAACGAGTGGCAGCCGATATCAATTCGGAAGA CCTAGAAGATGTTCTGCAAAACTTGTACAAGATTGCGCAGGACAATGATGGCAACAGAGCATTCGGGCTCCCCGGTTACAACGCCTCTCTCGATTTTGTACTTGCGCGTCTAGGCTGTGGCAACCACTTCGACATAACCGTCCAGCCATTCACACACCTATTCTCTCATACTCGAAATATCTCTTTGATGGGCCctgacgaagatgatgtcCAAGTCATCTCGTTGCAGTATAACCACGCCACCCCTCCCGAGGGAGTCACCGCCCCCTTGGCTCTTGTTCCAATTGATGACGAGCGTGGCTCCGGCTGCTTCCAGGGTCAATGGAATGACATCGACGTGGAGGGGAAAATCGCCTTGATCAAACGTGGAAAATGCCACTTTGCCAACAAACTCAAGTTTGCCAAGGACAATGGTGCCTCAGctgccgtcatcttcaacgaTAATCCCAAACAGACTGGAGGATCAGCTTCTCTCGGTGCAGAGAACTTCGGAAAGCTTGCGCCTGTTGGAGTCGTTAGTTATGATCAAGGTGCTTCCTGGGCGGAGCGTATTAACCAAGGGGAGACTCTGGAGGTTACCCTGTCCATTGACGTGTTGACCGAGAATCGAGAAACCTGGCAGATTATTGCCGACACGAAGGAGGGCGACGTCGATAGCATCATCATGCTCGGGGCTCACCTCGACTCCATCCAAGAAGGTCCTGGCATCAACGATAATGGTAGTGGTGTTGCCGCACTGCTTAGCATCGCCGAATCCTTCAAAAAGTACAGAGGAACAAAGAACAAGGTTCGTTTCGCCTTCTGGGGCGCAGAAGAGAGTGGGATGATTGGTTCTTTTCACTACACTTCCAATCTCTCCAAAGAAGAGGCGAGCAAGATCCGATTCTACTTCAACTACGACATGATTGCCTCCCCGCAGCCATACTACATAGTGTATGCCGACTCGGACGCACACAAGGCTGGAGCTCGTTTTCTTTTTGAATTCTTGAGCGACCAGGGCTACCCTGCCGAGTACAC TCCCTTTGGAAGCTCGTCTGACTACATCGGTTTTCTCAAGCTCGGAATCCCCTCATCCGGCATATTCACTGGCGCAGGAGCCCCCCAGGACGCATGCTATCACACCTCGTGCGATGATATTGACAATATCAACCAAGAGGCTTTGGTGGTCAACGCCAAGGCAGCTGGCTTTGCTGCTGCAAATCTTGCTCTGAATGTCAGCAACGTTCCCAGGCACGAAACAACGAGTCCCAACCCCAAGAGCAAGCGTGGTATATCGAGAAACATGGCGAGGTGGGCCAACGTTGCCAGAGGGGCAGAGAAGGTGCATAGCTGTGGGAGCGAGAGGAGGGTGTTTATGTGA
- a CDS encoding Glyco-hydro-cc domain-containing protein, whose product MTSKRALLAILLAGLASATPNGKRGLVYTADRNDPKDDKIWIQNGSDITWYYNYADYPSPVYADIPQEQFEFVPMMWGVESDSSDTSFLDSVQARIKSGTNITHVLGFNEPDATSDVGGSNLDPKTAAEAWVANFEPLGRMGIKLGLPACTGGWTSMPWLKQFLGNCTQIKNKAGIKGNCTWDYLPVHWYDNFEGLASHIGERLAEWPNAEIWVTEYAYAHQEPGPTDAFFRQTLKWFDESDFIGRYTYFGAFRSGISNVGPNAALLTNDGGLTDIGAEYLGLNTTGEDSAAPSAVNLPHVRFMALVLAVVLKMVM is encoded by the exons ATGACCTCAAAAAGGGCTCTTCTAGCGATTCTCCTGGCAGGATTGGCATCCGCCACACCCAACGGAAAACGAGGTCTCGTCTATACCGCCGACAGAAATGAccccaaggacgacaagatTTGGATCCAAAATGGAAGTGATATCACATGGTACTACAACTACGCCGACTACCCGTCGCCTGTTTACGCCGATATCCCCCAAGAGCAGTTCGAGTTCGTGCCGATGATGTGGGGAGTTGAATCCGACAGCAGCGACACAAGCTTCCTCGACAGCGTCCAGGCCCGCATCAAGAGCGGTACCAACATTACGCACGtcctcggcttcaacgaGCCCGATGCTACCAGCGACGTTGGTGGGAGCAATCTCGACCCCAAGACCGCCGCTGAGGCCTGGGTTGCTAATTTTGAACCCCTGGGTCGGATGGGAATCAAGCTCGGTCTGCCTGCGTGCACCGGAGGTTGGACCTCGATGCCCTGGTTGAAACAGTTCCTCGGGAACTGCACTcagatcaagaacaaggcagGCATCAAGGGAAACTGCACATGGGACTATCTTCCTGTCCATTGGTACGACAATTTTGAAGGTCTCGCCTCTCACATCGGGGAACGCCTCGCCGA ATGGCCCAATGCCGAAATCTGGGTCACCGAGTACGCCTACGCccatcaagaacctggcCCGACCGACGCCTTCTTCAGGCAAACGCTCAAATGGTTCGACGAGTCCGACTTCATCGGCCGTTATACCTACTTTGGAGCCTTCCGCTCTGGCATCTCCAACGTCGGCCCCAACGCCGCCCTCCTCACAAACGACGGCGGCCTGACGGATATTGGCGCAGAGTACCTAGGTCTAAACACGACGGGAGAGGATAGCGCGGCGCCTTCAGCAGTGAACCTGCCACATGTAAGATTTATGGCGCTGGTATTAGCTGTGGTattgaagatggtgatgtaG
- a CDS encoding Acetyl-CoA C-acetyltransferase: MAVERIGSIIKHLAPGSSINNIQSKNPDDIVITLAIRTPLTKAKKGGFKDTSLEYILYALLKEVRELSHLDPALVEDICLGNVSDAKAAYKVRASALAAGFPNTTAASSVNRFCSSGLKATADIAHAITNGSISIGIAMGAEQMTVGGDALDKPFDEAVTSQSQEAVDCMQPMGWTSENVSKDFGVTRAAMDKYAAESFQKAEAAQKAGWFDDEIVPITTKVKGPDGEVKEVTLTKDEGIRPGTTAESLGKIRSAFPQWGGCTTGGNASQITDGAAALLLMKRSTAEQLGQPIMAKYVGSTVAGLAPRIMGIGPSIAIPKLLTQHNISLEDVDVVEINEAFASMAVYCQDKLGLTSDKLNPRGGAIALGHPLGATGARQIVTGLAELRRQKKKILLTSMCIGTGQGMAGLFVNEQV, from the exons ATGGCTGTTGAACGAATTGGCTCCATCATAAAACACCTGGCCCCTGGGTCATCCATTAACAACAT TCAATCCAAGAACCCCGATGATATCGTCATCACCCTCGCTATCCGAACGCCtctcaccaaggccaagaagggtgGCTTCAAGGATACAAGCCTGGAGTATATACTCTACGCTCTCCTGAAGGAGGTCCGAGAGCTGTCCCATCTGGATCCTGCTCTGGTTGAGGATATCTGCCTCGGAAAC GTCTCCGATGCCAAAGCTGCCTACAAGGTCCGCGCctccgccctcgccgccggcTTCCCCAACACaaccgccgcctcctccgtAAAccgcttctgctcctccGGCCTCAAGGCCACGGCCGATATTGCCCACGCCATCACCAATGGCTCCATCTCGATCGGTATCGCCATGGGCGCTGAGCAAATGACTGTCGGCGGCGACGCCCTCGACAAGCCTTTTGACGAGGCTGTCACATCACAGAGCCAGGAGGCTGTTGACTGCATGCAGCCCATGGGATGGACGAGCGAGAACGTCAGCAAGGACTTTGGCGTCACTCGCGCGGCCATGGATAAATATGCCGCCGAGAGCTTCCAGAAGGCTGAGGCAGCGCAGAAGGCGGGCTGGTTTGACGACGAGATTGTGCCCATCACAACAAAGGTCAAGGGACCCGATGGTGAGGTTAAGGAGGTTACTctcaccaaggatgagggTATCCGACCAGGCACCACTGCCGAGAGTCTCGGCAAGATTCGCTCAGCGTTCCCTCAATGGGGCGGATGCACTACTGGCGGCAACGCCAGTCAGATTACAGACGGAG CTGCCGCTCTGCTACTGATGAAGCGATCTACTGCcgagcagcttggccagcCTATCATGGCCAAGTATGTTGGCTCTACTGTTGCCGGTCTGGCACCTCGCATCATGGGCATTGGACCCAGCATTGCCATTCCCAAGCTGCTAACACAACACAACATCTCTCTTGAGGACGTTGATGTCGTGGAGATCAACGAAGCTTTCGCTTCAATGGCTGTTTACTGCCAAGATAAGCTTGGTCTCACATCGGACAAGCTGAACCCCCGCGGAGGTGCTATCGCGCTGGGCCACCCACTGGGCGCGACAGGTGCGCGACAGATCGTGACAGGTCTGGCCGAGTTGAGGCgtcagaagaagaagattcTCCTGACGAGCATGTGTATTGGTACTGGACAGGGCATGGCGGGCTTGTTCGTTAACGAGCAGGTGTAA
- a CDS encoding STAS domain-containing protein codes for MVRPSHSRTNSHTDHRPAQPSALRQALSAQNRSDSDNGNSGSAPMASPPTSPGPTSGAPISEIFASESTPLMQGNNTTSTNHRRSSIHPAHPGVCSHGTFSPRPSSPAMTMQSTDEDGSDTGASGTHIPVLDSAITTIVGHDDWKRWLKKRMRTKKMGHSSVLAEQAGFEDTAFMYLAYYVPCLNWMRQYKLSYLRGDLVAAVTMASFYLPMALSLAANLAHVPPIHGLYAFVFNPFIYALLGSCPQMVVGPEAAGSLLVGTVVKQNVSSGDDEQDDLLHAQICGIVAGMAGAMVLIAGLARLGFLDSVLSKPFLRGFISAIGFVIAVDQLIPELGLAKLADKAGVSHGSPVEKIQFMVRNIHEAHGLTFAIAGISFLFIMICRETKNRLQPRFPGVAYIPDRFFVVVVSAILCWKLDWENKGVEILGTVKAANGNLLAFQWPFKLEHMPHIRSAMSTSFLIALLGFFESSVAAKSLGSSETIQGIQLSANRELIALGIANMVGGCFMSLPAFGGYGRSKVNKSTGGKSPASSMFLSIISLFSIFFLLPYFYYLPKPVLSAMISVVAWSLIEEAPHDITFFLKIRGWTELGLMAIIFLATMFYSLTLGMAFGVGLSILMVIKHSTRPRIQILGRIPGTNRFENAEGERSSLEFVEGCLIVKIPEPLTFANTGELKSRLRRLELYGTSKAHPALPRLRSLEMNRNVIFDIHGVTSMDGSGTQVLTEIVRNYHDRKVRVFFSRCPQRRDHPVWHLMVNSGIVELAGGEGHFVNDVEEALRLTEYEESVTGESSRRRDF; via the exons ATGGTGAGACCCTCCCACAGTCGCACCAACTCGCACACCGATCATCGCCCTGCTCAGCCAAGCGCCCTCCGCCAGGCTCTCAGCGCCCAGAACAGATCTGACAGCGACAATGGCAACAGCGGCTCTGCCCCCATGGCTTCGCCTCCCACCTCGCCTGGCCCAACCTCTGGAGCCCCCATCAGCGAGATCTTTGCGAGCGAGTCAACCCCTCTGATGCAGGGCAACAACACTACATCTACGAACCACCGTCGATCGAGCATCCACCCGGCGCATCCAGGAGTCTGCAGCCATGGCACCTTTAGCCCGCGGCCGTCGAGTCCTGCCATGACCATGCAGAGCACCGACGAGGATGGGAGTGATACTGGGGCTTCGGGAACGCACATTCCAGTGCTGGACAGTGCAATCACGACGATCGTGGGGCATGACGATTGGAAACggtggttgaagaagaggatgcgcaccaagaagatgggcCACAGCAGTGTGCTTGCTGAGCAAGCTGGATTCGAGGATACGGCCTTTAT GTATCTCGCATACTACGTCCCTTGCTTGAACTGGATGCGCCAGTACAAGCTCTCATACCTCCGTGGTGACCTGGTGGCCGCCGTcaccatggcctccttctACCTCCCCATggccctctccctcgccgcGAACCTAGCCCACGTCCCTCCGATCCACGGTCTCTACGCTTTCGTCTTCAACCCTTTCATCTACGCTCTACTTGGATCTTGCCCACAGATGGTTGTCGGCCCCGAAGCTGCTGGCTCGCTTCTTGTCGGAACCGTGGTGAAACAAAACGTCAGTTCGGGAGACGACGAGCAGGACGACCTTTTGCATGCGCAGATCTGCGGCATTGTTGCTGGTATGGCGGGCGCAATGGTTCTCATTGCCGGCCTCGCAAGACTTGGGTTTTTGGATAGCGTGCTCAGCAAGCCGTTCCTGCGCGGCTTCATCAGCGCCATCGGCTTCGTCATTGCTGTCGACCAGCTGATTCCCGAACTTGGACTCGCTAAGCTGGCCGACAAGGCGGGTGTGAGCCACGGTAGCCCGGTCGAGAAGATACAGTTCATGGTTCGCAACATTCACGAGGCTCATGGGTTGACCTTTGCCATTGCTGGAATCAGctttctcttcatcatgatcTGTCG TGAAACAAAGAATCGCCTCCAGCCCAGGTTTCCCGGAGTCGCCTACATTCCCGACCGCTtctttgtcgttgtcgtaTCTGCCATTCTGTGCTGGAAGCTCGACTGGGAGAATAAGGGTGTTGAGATCCTGGGAActgtcaaggccgccaaCGGTAACCTTCTCGCTTTCCAGTGGCCCTTCAAGCTGGAACACATGCCTCACATCCGAAGTGCCATGTCGACATCCTTCCTGATTGCtctcttgggcttcttcgaGTCTTCTGTTGCTGCCAAGAGTCTGGGTTCCAGCGAGACTATCCAAGGCATTCAGCTCAGCGCTAACCGAGAGCTTATTGCCCTTGGCATCGCGAACATGGTTGGTGGCTGCTTCATGAGCTTGCCGGCGTTTGGCGGATACGGTCGAAGCAAGGTGAACAAGAGTACTGGTGGTAAGAGTCCTGCCAGCTCCATGTTCTTGAGTATCATTTCACTGttttccatcttcttcctcctaCCTTACTTTTACTACCTGCCG AAACCTGTCCTGTCGGCAATGATCTCCGTGGTGGCTTGGTCGCTGATAGAAGAGGCGCCCCATGACATCACCTTCTTCCTGAAGATTCGTGGCTGGACTGAGCTGGGcctcatggccatcatcttcttggcgacCATGTTTTACTCACTGACTCTGGGTATGGCGTTTGGCGTGGGACTGTCGATCCTGATGGTGATCAAGCATAGCACTCGACCGCGCATTCAGATTCTGGGTCGCATCCCTGGCACGAATCGGTTCGAGAATGCCGAGGGAGAGCGAAGCAGCCTGGAATTTGTCGAGGGCTGCCTGATTGTTAAGATTCCCGAGCCTCTGACCTTTGCTAACACTGGCGAGCTCAAGTCTCGTCTTCGTAGACTGGAGCTTTACGGCACGTCAAAGGCGCACCCCGcccttcctcgtcttcgcAGCCTTGAAATGAACCGCAATGTCATCTTTGACATCCATGGTGTCACGTCAATGGACGGTTCAGGCACCCAGGTTCTCACCGAGATCGTGCGCAACTACCACGATCGAAAGGTCcgcgtcttcttctcgagatgCCCTCAGCGCCGAGACCACCCAGTCTGGCATCTGATGGTGAACAGCGGCATCGTGGAGCTGGCGGGCGGCGAGGGACACTTTGTCAacgatgtcgaggaggctctgAGATTGACAGAGTACGAAGAGAGCGTGACTGGAGAGTCAAGTCGACGCAGAGACTTTTAG
- a CDS encoding Phosphatidate cytidylyltransferase, protein MARSKRGVRFPNRNGSDGRRSSFSSEDGSPTKAKFQNQAQLETVNEQKPPTPEEKKTEYEKKKANFMTRTFWTFVMFAMFFTALFMGHIYIICIITAVQIISFKEVIAIANVPSRARSLRSTKSLNWYWLATTMYFLYGETVIYYFKHIVLVDKVLLPLATHHRFISFILYVFGFVFFVASLQAGHYKFQFTNFAWTHMALYLIVVQAHFIMNNVFEGMIWFFLPAALVITNDIFAYICGIMFGRTQLIKLSPKKTVEGFVGAWIMTILFGMILVNIMMRSKYFICPVNDLGANVFTGLQCDPNPVFLLKTYELPQFFFLPDNTHFSVTLAPMQLHALNLATFASLIAPFGGFFASGLKRTFKIKDFGDSIPGHGGITDRMDCQFIMGFFAYMYYHTFIAIHKVNLGTVLETAITSLSPDEQVELVKSMGHYLRNQGVLLEEVADCLDKIIPVKR, encoded by the exons ATGGCTCGATCAAAGAGAGGAGTTAGGTTCCCCAACCGCAACGGCTCCGACGGACGACGATCCAGCTTCAGCAGTGAGGATGGATCtcccaccaaggccaagttccaGAACCAGGCTCAGCTGGAGACAGTGAACGAG CAAAAGCCTCCCACTcccgaagagaagaagaccgagtatgaaaagaagaaggccaactTCATGACGCGCACCTTCTGGACCTTTGTCATGTTCGCCATGTTCTTTACGGCTCTCTTCATGGGGCACATCTAcatcatctgcatcatcACGGCCGTCCAGATCATTTCCTTCAAGGaggtcatcgccatcgccaacgtcCCCAGTCGCGCCCGCTCTCTGCGCTCCACTAAGAGTCTCAACTGGTACTGGCTTGCGACGACAATGTACTTTCTCTACGGCGAGACTGTCATTTACTACTTCAAGCACattgtcctcgtcgacaaggTGTTGCTGCCTCTGGCGACTCACCACCGCTTCATCAGCTTCATTCTCTATGTCTTTG GTTTCGTCTTCTTTGTTGCTTCCCTTCAGGCAGGCCACTACAAGTTCCAGTTCACCAACTTTGCTTGGACACACATGGCTCTCTACCTGATTGTGGTCCAAGCCCACTTCATCATGAACAATGTGTTTGAGGGCATGATTTGGTTCTTCTTGCCCGCTGCTCTGGTCATCACCAACGACATCTTTGCTTACATCTGCGGTATCATGTTTGGTCGCACCCAGCTCATCAAGCTGTCTCCCAAGAAGACGGTCGAGGGTTTTGTCGGTGCCTGGATCATGACCATCCTCTTTGGTATGATCCTTGTTAACATCATGATGCGATCCAAGTACTTTATCTGCCCTGTTAACGACCTCGGCGCCAATGTCTTTACCGGCCTTCAGTGCGATCCTAATCCCGTCTTCCTTCTCAAGACATACGAGCTCCCTCagttcttcttccttcctgACAACACTCATTTCTCGGTCACACTTGCTCCCATGCAGCTCCACGCCCTCAACCTCGCTACTTTTGCTTCGCTAATTGCTCCCTTTGGCGGTTTCTTCGCATCTGGTCTCAAGCGCAccttcaagatcaaggacTTTGGCGACTCCATTCCCGGTCACGGTGGTATCACTGATCGCATGGACTGCCAGTTCATCATGGGTTTCTTCGCCTACATGTACTACCACACTTTCATCGCCATCCACAAGGTCAACCTTGGCACTGTTCTCGAGACTGCTATTACCAGCCTGTCTCCTGATGAGCAGGTTGAGCTTGTGAAGAGCATGGGTCACTATCTACGGAATCAAGGCGTGCTACTCGAGGAG GTCGCCGATTGtctcgacaagatcatcccTGTGAAGCGATGA